CGTCAGCGGCTTCTTTTGTCAGGGCATGTACCACAATATCTTCTTCGTCCAGGTCGAGTGATACAGTGCCGGGGGTCAGGGTTATTGAATTGGCAAAAATGACGCGACAGAGATCGGTTTTTTGCGTTCCCGTTACGCGCACTATGCGCGGGGCAATGGGCAATCTGGGATTCAAAATGCGTTTTGCCACGTCGATATTCGCTTTGATAATGGCCCAGGCCAGCCACGGAATATACACAATCAGGTGTCGGGCCAGATTAATCTGGATCCCTTCTTCATCTATAATATCCAGACGACCCGCCAGATAAACGACAAAAGCGCAGGACAATATACCCATGGCGAGGACCAGCGTGTGTTCAAGCGTATAATGTCCAGACCAGAGCAGCCAGAGGGTGAATGAAAAGATGCAGATAAAGATGTAACGCATATAAACCTCGGATGAAAAGCGGTGAGATGTAAGACGTAAGAGGGGAGTACACCGCCCAGCCCCACAGGTGGAACGCAATCGGGAAAGGCACAAAAAACCCATTCGTTCGCTCGAATGGGGGATGTGCAAACTATTCTATTTAATATTTTTTAACGCAAAAAATCAAGCGAAATATCGCGTTACGT
This genomic window from Gemmatimonadota bacterium contains:
- a CDS encoding Na+/H+ antiporter subunit E, whose product is MRYIFICIFSFTLWLLWSGHYTLEHTLVLAMGILSCAFVVYLAGRLDIIDEEGIQINLARHLIVYIPWLAWAIIKANIDVAKRILNPRLPIAPRIVRVTGTQKTDLCRVIFANSITLTPGTVSLDLDEEDIVVHALTKEAADDVQSGDMDRRVTTALEQ